A genome region from Schistocerca nitens isolate TAMUIC-IGC-003100 chromosome 4, iqSchNite1.1, whole genome shotgun sequence includes the following:
- the LOC126251613 gene encoding thioredoxin, mitochondrial, with protein sequence MQRVLVNISPLLRHSSKESFTAFGTKTTLVRNISVSCKNFNSFKIQDVNDFNERVKNSKVPVIVDFFATWCNPCRMLAPRIESVIAEKKGQVVLAKVDIDEQTDLALDYDVSSVPVLVAIKDGKEEDRLIGLQDVDKLKKFVDNICGSTAAAAAKAS encoded by the exons ATGCAGCGTGTTTTGGTTAATATTTCTCCGTTACTAAGGCACTCCTCCAAGGAGAGTTTTACTGCGTTTGGTACTAAAACAACGCTGGTCAGAAACATATCAGTCAGTTgcaaaaattttaattcgtttaaaATCCAGGATGTAAATGATTTCAATGAAAGAGTGAAGAATAGTAAAGTTCCCGTTATTGTAGATTTCTTCGCAAC ATGGTGTAACCCCTGTAGAATGTTAGCGCCTCGTATTGAATCTGTCATCGCTGAGAAAAAGGGACAGGTAGTTCTTGCGAAGGTAGACATTGATGAACAAACAGATCTGGCACTGGATTATGAC GTTTCTTCAGTCCCTGTGCTTGTAGCAATAAAGGATGGCAAGGAAGAAGATCGTTTAATTGGCCTGCAAGATGTTGACAAGCTAAAAAAGTTTGTTGATAATATATGCGGAAGTACTGCGGCAGCAGCAGCAAAAGCATCATAG